From Spartinivicinus ruber, the proteins below share one genomic window:
- a CDS encoding lipoxygenase family protein: protein MFYKILALPLAANIGFMVTMALLPYKLFFSKMAQYQWRDDFPNLNGVPLSKRVPYNDTPTFEWLTLLTPVIIDLAGNTIAILKSLNKPPSLYRDIEKELHKLTQLCGKADNALKDLQQGKEVNIFLNLDELSDTFTKGAGIKGLRRIITFIHNIGPEIQKEWVKSGNFEEYQTLFKTIKLPKVASLIESNKVFAELRVAGPNPMLIESISTLPSNFPLDKANLDSLFEQDDSLSKALQDQRIFICNYKELATLAKNTGSFMGREKYLYAPIAAFLLSRDRKTLKPIAIQCHQNSTQSPIITPKPDTTTDYRWQLAKTIVNYADGNYHELFVHLSRTHLVIEAFAVATHRTLNEGHPLFKLLVPHFEGTLFINSQAESSLIAPHGPIDQIFAGNISSTQQAAAENRLNFDFQAAMLHNQLKARNINDDKVLPYFPYRDDATQVWQTIQTWVQDYIDIYYESDESVIKDLELKDWYNEVTESGKIHNIPAITNKATLIEVLTMVIFTASAQHAAVNFPQRSLMTYAPVITGAVWEKIINDQVTKKDWLNAMPPLVLAFLQQAVLYTLGSVYYRPLGEYKQNHVPYKDWFKDPKVTNGPLPKFQNSLKQLEKEMLQTITTRNKKFNVDLSYGYLLPSRIPTSINI from the coding sequence ATGTTTTATAAAATACTTGCCTTACCATTAGCCGCTAACATTGGATTTATGGTGACTATGGCGCTACTGCCTTATAAGCTCTTTTTTTCAAAAATGGCACAATATCAATGGAGAGATGATTTTCCCAATCTAAATGGTGTGCCCTTATCTAAACGCGTACCATACAACGATACCCCCACTTTTGAATGGCTTACCTTATTAACTCCTGTCATAATTGATTTAGCTGGAAATACCATAGCAATACTTAAGTCATTAAATAAACCTCCAAGCCTATATCGTGACATAGAGAAAGAGCTTCATAAGCTGACACAGCTTTGCGGAAAAGCCGATAATGCGCTTAAAGACTTACAACAAGGCAAAGAGGTAAATATTTTCTTAAATCTTGATGAACTATCTGATACTTTTACCAAAGGTGCTGGCATAAAGGGATTACGCCGCATCATCACTTTTATTCACAATATTGGTCCAGAAATACAAAAAGAATGGGTTAAGTCTGGTAATTTTGAGGAATACCAGACCCTCTTTAAAACCATTAAATTACCAAAAGTAGCCAGCCTTATTGAATCAAATAAAGTATTTGCAGAGTTACGAGTTGCTGGCCCAAACCCTATGTTGATAGAAAGCATCTCAACATTACCCAGCAATTTCCCACTGGATAAAGCAAACTTGGACAGCTTATTTGAGCAAGATGACTCTTTATCAAAGGCATTACAAGACCAGCGTATTTTTATCTGTAATTATAAAGAGCTGGCCACTCTAGCAAAAAATACTGGTAGCTTTATGGGTAGAGAAAAATATCTCTATGCACCAATTGCAGCATTTTTACTTTCTCGTGACAGAAAAACGCTAAAACCGATTGCCATTCAGTGCCACCAGAATTCAACCCAATCCCCCATTATTACTCCGAAACCGGATACCACAACGGATTATCGTTGGCAGCTGGCAAAAACAATCGTTAATTATGCTGATGGCAACTATCATGAACTGTTTGTCCACTTAAGCAGAACCCATTTAGTTATAGAAGCCTTTGCGGTAGCAACCCATAGAACCTTGAATGAAGGACATCCACTTTTTAAATTATTAGTTCCGCATTTTGAAGGCACTTTATTTATTAATAGCCAGGCAGAGTCCTCGTTAATTGCGCCACATGGCCCTATTGACCAAATTTTTGCCGGCAACATAAGTTCTACTCAGCAAGCCGCCGCTGAAAACAGATTAAATTTTGATTTTCAAGCAGCTATGCTACACAACCAATTAAAAGCCCGTAATATTAATGACGATAAGGTCTTGCCGTATTTTCCTTACCGTGATGATGCTACCCAGGTTTGGCAAACTATCCAAACCTGGGTTCAGGATTATATTGATATATATTATGAGTCTGATGAAAGTGTTATTAAAGATTTAGAATTAAAAGACTGGTATAACGAAGTCACTGAGTCAGGAAAAATTCACAATATCCCAGCCATTACAAATAAAGCCACATTAATCGAAGTGTTGACAATGGTAATCTTCACTGCAAGCGCCCAACATGCCGCTGTCAACTTTCCCCAACGCTCGCTGATGACTTATGCTCCTGTCATTACGGGAGCTGTTTGGGAAAAAATAATTAATGACCAGGTTACCAAGAAAGACTGGTTAAATGCCATGCCACCATTGGTACTTGCTTTCTTGCAACAGGCAGTCCTTTATACATTAGGCTCAGTATATTATCGTCCATTAGGTGAATATAAACAAAACCATGTTCCCTATAAGGATTGGTTTAAAGATCCTAAAGTAACCAATGGTCCCCTACCCAAATTCCAAAACAGCTTAAAGCAATTGGAAAAAGAAATGCTGCAAACAATAACGACTCGCAATAAAAAATTTAATGTTGATTTATCCTATGGTTATTTACTACCCAGCCGGATACCAACAAGCATTAATATTTAA
- a CDS encoding OB-fold-containig protein: protein METFLNIIISFPTAIYTTLIGIVICYWLFALVGMMDIDILDGDIDIDADGDIEGIGGISGLMVTLGLTGVPITIVISLLALWGWLITYFASLFLLQLLPFEWLKWIIGVVIIAISFGLSIILTAHCIRPIKPFFKSNYEKITLVGRECTVSTSKVTEKFGQAICDLGSTELILNIRHKEPNTIKKGDKVTILEHNKDENTYLVGNLDINN, encoded by the coding sequence ATGGAAACATTTTTAAATATAATTATTTCATTTCCTACTGCTATCTATACAACACTTATAGGCATAGTGATCTGTTATTGGCTGTTTGCACTTGTAGGAATGATGGATATCGATATTTTAGATGGCGATATAGATATTGATGCTGACGGCGATATTGAAGGGATAGGGGGTATCAGCGGCTTAATGGTTACCTTAGGGTTAACTGGAGTGCCTATTACTATCGTAATTTCACTTTTAGCCCTATGGGGCTGGCTAATCACTTATTTTGCTTCATTATTTTTACTGCAGTTATTACCTTTTGAGTGGCTAAAATGGATCATCGGAGTGGTCATTATTGCAATAAGTTTTGGACTATCAATTATTTTAACTGCACACTGCATCAGGCCTATAAAACCTTTTTTCAAAAGTAATTATGAAAAGATTACTTTAGTAGGCAGAGAGTGTACTGTTAGCACTAGCAAAGTAACTGAAAAATTTGGCCAAGCTATTTGCGATCTAGGAAGCACTGAACTCATCCTTAATATCCGTCATAAAGAGCCTAATACTATAAAAAAAGGTGATAAAGTGACAATTCTAGAACATAACAAAGATGAAAATACTTATCTTGTTGGTAACTTAGATATCAATAACTAA
- a CDS encoding DNA repair ATPase gives MEVNSADQQLAQAVSQDGAYDILRKRLEEQAEQLKQKSASLNQQRINTFGQTQLEVIGRTRARTENNCVARDIVRIGKKLLFGYNVYIGLKQETSIEDVFALYQLNEESNEFQLEEVPIKSSFLEDPKFQEDFNELYTYYKQATLIQLRVTDSLLLAAFQIGKKISDIRVFRWQVKKDQIQYVDNRGERDFTLPPSHDFEWAKTGREDHVLGDHPHINILNKLFVETINGDLTVKIEDNTDTGQGIYSEPVEDKHQSLDDAEVYFAELGQLILLKIKPYREQQTRYLVYNSLLDTVVRIDQIGQSCLQLPEDHGIIYPGGYYLPSGEHKTFSSINTDNLEYKRTIKAPNGEDVLYVFYEEEEGRFVLCSYNLIQKELANPIECHGYGLYTDGKMVIFSTSSSEPTRIHPMQVWQTPYSSDEYAATQETGGGFLATIGNAELVRAVSDIFSISKAVLHLSPSTNVYEGLIAQCKVLFDNYYWLDEEAVDHLAKDIHTIIETAEMVLDEFEKVQHIQKTAKNVLVKAENQQQALVRSLTPERWDTPELFVNALDSLKKHKGHLLTIQDTRYINQERLKELNKLLDEKLAEISQATVNFVSSDQALTPYHDKIADLDAEASKSENVKILQETLSSIEETASGLDLLTNMLSTLDVEDAPQRTEILETISEIYAKLNQTKARANNRLKELGSKESVAEFGAQFRLFSLSITNALSLADTPERCDEELSKLAIQLEEIESQFAEHDQFLADILQKREELYDTFEARKQTLLEERQRRAQSLYDSAKRVLTGIERRSQTFTDTDQINTFFASDTMILKVHDLVKRLVELKESVKADELSTELKSIKDQALKTLRDKQDIYEESGQVIKLGKHKFSVNTQTLDTAILPRQDGLYLHLTGTNFYQPLESEELGQLKAYWQQNLISENECIYRAEYLAYQFLQAVEQQQEGLSNEKLSQLLLNDTDLLKSVRDFASPLYQEGYEKGVHDHDAVKIIQKYTSLKDTQQRLKYSARARAFAALFWVHGLDKEQQASLKSHGYTAKLLIDNLNSNQAYLQAKNLISEQLKQFNDNQELAFSNSETDNAANYLIESLGDSDLKFTISQQGIELGQQCMQFLEKINHRRQLLDTLNQLKNQLKEQWQLVNAWLVAYSQQQATEHADIILADAVSYILLEHDISFMTVSFQADQQINDLLGDHYLISNSTLNFNLAAFNDRLAHFALTDVPAFKRFGELRHQLMEEQREALRLEEFKPKPLASFVRNKLINDVYFPIIGDNLAKQMGTIGDTKRTDLMGLLLLISPPGYGKTTLMEYVANRLGLIFMKINCPALGHNVMSLDPQEAPNATAAQELQKLNLALEMGNNVMLYLDDIQHTHPEFLQKFISLCDGTRRIEGVWQGKTKTYDMRGKKFCVIMAGNPYTESGEVFKIPDMLANRADIYNLGDVLSGSDQQFKLSYIENSLTSNPVLAPLANRDMADIYKIIAMAQNKEQSSSELSYQYSAAELDEIIAVLQRLFKIQDVVLKVNQEYIRSAATADKYRTEPPFKLQGSYRNMNKMAEKIVAIMNEDELQQLIGDHYLGEAQTLTSGAEENLLKLGALRNSLNETEKARWQKILEEFQRIQSLGGDEADSITQMANQVVTINRSLQSINSTLANQQGTSTWLEQLTDQLQTVGQHLQQSSQQQDQSMTVLNKQVNGLVTVLSQVGKHLAKTDNSDNLAQGMQALSQAITEKQAKIEIVNQPGETLEDIIRTLAMTIETSFMPVVTSMNHKIGLDQNILRKVNELTHRLQRYQTPKTGPKPVKP, from the coding sequence GTGGAAGTCAACTCAGCAGATCAACAACTTGCTCAAGCCGTAAGCCAAGACGGTGCTTATGATATTTTACGCAAGCGGTTAGAAGAACAAGCAGAACAATTAAAACAAAAATCGGCTTCCCTCAACCAGCAAAGAATTAATACATTTGGCCAAACCCAGTTAGAAGTTATTGGCCGTACTCGCGCCCGAACTGAAAATAACTGTGTTGCTAGGGATATTGTCCGCATTGGAAAAAAATTACTATTTGGTTATAACGTTTACATAGGCCTAAAACAAGAAACCAGTATTGAAGATGTTTTTGCTTTATATCAATTAAATGAAGAAAGTAACGAGTTTCAGCTTGAAGAAGTGCCCATTAAAAGCAGCTTTTTAGAGGATCCAAAGTTTCAAGAAGACTTCAACGAGCTTTACACCTATTACAAACAAGCTACGCTGATTCAGCTACGAGTAACTGATTCACTATTATTAGCCGCTTTTCAAATCGGTAAAAAGATTTCTGACATCCGAGTATTTCGCTGGCAAGTAAAAAAAGATCAGATTCAATATGTTGATAATCGTGGAGAACGAGATTTTACCCTCCCTCCTTCACATGACTTTGAATGGGCCAAAACAGGTCGAGAAGATCATGTATTAGGTGACCATCCACATATTAATATACTAAACAAACTCTTTGTCGAAACTATTAATGGCGATTTAACCGTAAAAATAGAGGATAATACCGATACAGGACAAGGTATCTATAGTGAACCAGTAGAAGATAAACATCAATCGCTAGATGATGCTGAAGTTTATTTTGCTGAATTAGGTCAATTAATTCTATTAAAAATAAAACCCTATCGTGAACAGCAAACCAGATACCTGGTCTATAACTCCCTGTTGGATACTGTCGTAAGAATTGACCAAATAGGACAATCCTGCCTACAACTGCCTGAAGATCATGGCATTATTTACCCTGGTGGCTACTATTTACCCAGCGGTGAACACAAAACTTTTAGCTCAATCAATACCGATAATCTTGAATATAAACGTACCATTAAAGCTCCCAATGGTGAAGATGTACTTTATGTGTTTTATGAAGAAGAAGAAGGTCGGTTTGTACTTTGCTCCTATAACCTTATTCAAAAAGAGTTGGCTAATCCTATTGAATGTCATGGTTATGGATTATACACCGATGGAAAAATGGTAATTTTTTCCACTTCTAGTAGCGAGCCAACCCGAATTCATCCAATGCAGGTTTGGCAAACCCCCTACTCTTCAGATGAGTACGCAGCAACCCAAGAAACAGGTGGTGGATTTCTGGCAACCATTGGTAATGCTGAATTAGTTCGTGCGGTTTCAGATATTTTTAGTATTTCTAAAGCTGTTTTACATTTAAGTCCCAGTACCAATGTATACGAAGGGTTAATTGCTCAGTGTAAAGTACTGTTTGATAACTACTACTGGCTTGATGAAGAAGCGGTTGATCATCTAGCTAAAGATATTCATACCATTATTGAAACAGCCGAGATGGTATTGGATGAATTTGAAAAAGTTCAACACATTCAAAAAACTGCTAAGAATGTGTTAGTCAAAGCAGAAAACCAGCAGCAAGCACTGGTTCGCAGCCTCACGCCAGAACGCTGGGACACACCTGAATTATTTGTTAATGCCCTTGATAGCTTAAAAAAGCACAAGGGGCACTTATTAACTATCCAAGATACCCGTTATATTAATCAAGAACGTCTAAAAGAGCTTAATAAACTACTTGATGAAAAACTGGCTGAAATCAGTCAAGCAACCGTTAACTTTGTCAGTTCAGATCAGGCTTTAACCCCTTATCATGATAAAATTGCAGATTTAGATGCCGAAGCATCTAAATCCGAGAATGTAAAAATCCTTCAAGAAACCTTAAGCAGTATAGAGGAAACCGCTAGTGGCTTAGACTTACTGACGAATATGCTTTCTACATTAGATGTAGAAGATGCCCCCCAACGCACTGAAATTTTAGAAACCATTTCAGAAATTTATGCTAAGCTCAACCAAACCAAGGCAAGAGCCAATAACCGTCTCAAAGAGTTAGGAAGTAAAGAATCGGTTGCTGAGTTTGGTGCACAGTTTAGGCTATTTTCATTATCTATTACCAATGCGTTAAGCCTGGCTGATACACCAGAGCGTTGCGACGAAGAACTATCTAAACTGGCAATTCAATTAGAAGAAATAGAAAGCCAGTTTGCTGAACATGACCAGTTTTTAGCAGATATCCTGCAGAAGCGTGAAGAGTTATACGACACTTTTGAAGCTAGAAAACAAACCTTATTAGAAGAGCGTCAACGCCGAGCACAAAGTCTTTATGATTCAGCAAAACGCGTACTCACGGGCATTGAACGACGTAGTCAAACCTTTACTGACACAGACCAAATAAACACTTTTTTTGCGTCAGATACGATGATTCTTAAAGTTCATGACCTGGTAAAACGACTGGTTGAACTCAAAGAGTCAGTTAAAGCCGATGAACTAAGCACTGAATTAAAAAGCATTAAAGACCAAGCACTAAAAACCCTACGCGATAAGCAAGACATTTATGAAGAAAGCGGTCAAGTCATAAAACTGGGGAAACATAAATTCAGTGTTAATACCCAAACCTTAGATACAGCTATTCTTCCTCGTCAAGATGGACTTTATTTACATTTAACGGGTACCAACTTTTATCAACCATTAGAATCAGAAGAGCTAGGTCAGTTAAAAGCCTATTGGCAACAAAACCTTATCTCAGAAAATGAGTGTATTTATCGCGCAGAGTATTTAGCCTATCAGTTTTTACAAGCAGTCGAGCAACAACAAGAAGGTTTAAGCAATGAAAAGCTAAGCCAATTACTATTGAATGATACAGACTTACTGAAATCTGTTCGTGATTTTGCTAGCCCTCTCTATCAGGAAGGTTATGAAAAAGGTGTGCATGACCATGATGCAGTAAAAATTATTCAAAAATATACCAGCCTTAAAGATACCCAGCAACGCCTTAAATATTCTGCACGTGCTAGAGCTTTTGCTGCATTATTCTGGGTTCATGGCCTGGATAAAGAACAGCAGGCCAGTCTTAAAAGCCACGGATATACTGCCAAGTTACTCATTGATAACCTGAACAGTAATCAGGCTTATTTGCAAGCTAAAAATCTTATTAGTGAACAACTGAAACAGTTTAATGATAATCAAGAATTAGCTTTTTCCAACTCAGAAACTGATAACGCAGCAAACTATTTAATTGAGTCATTGGGTGACAGTGATTTAAAATTTACTATCAGTCAACAAGGAATTGAGCTTGGCCAGCAATGCATGCAGTTTCTGGAAAAAATTAATCACCGCCGTCAATTATTGGACACATTAAACCAGCTAAAAAACCAATTAAAAGAACAATGGCAGCTGGTTAATGCCTGGTTAGTTGCTTATAGTCAGCAACAAGCAACTGAACATGCTGATATTATTCTGGCAGATGCGGTCAGCTACATTCTACTGGAGCATGATATTTCATTCATGACTGTATCTTTCCAGGCTGACCAACAAATTAATGATTTATTAGGCGACCATTATCTAATCAGCAACAGCACTTTAAATTTTAACTTGGCAGCATTTAATGACCGCTTGGCTCATTTTGCATTAACCGATGTACCAGCGTTTAAACGCTTTGGCGAGTTACGTCATCAATTAATGGAAGAACAACGGGAAGCACTACGATTAGAAGAGTTTAAGCCTAAGCCTTTAGCTTCTTTTGTTCGCAACAAATTAATTAATGACGTTTACTTTCCTATTATTGGCGATAACCTGGCCAAACAAATGGGCACCATTGGCGATACTAAACGTACCGATTTAATGGGGTTGTTATTACTCATTTCACCACCGGGTTATGGTAAAACCACTCTAATGGAATACGTAGCCAATCGGTTAGGGTTGATTTTTATGAAAATCAACTGCCCAGCATTAGGCCATAATGTGATGTCTCTGGACCCACAGGAAGCACCTAATGCGACAGCAGCACAAGAACTACAGAAACTGAATTTAGCTTTAGAAATGGGTAATAATGTCATGCTCTATTTGGATGACATTCAACATACCCACCCAGAGTTTTTGCAAAAATTTATTTCCCTTTGTGATGGCACCCGCCGTATTGAAGGCGTTTGGCAAGGTAAAACTAAAACCTATGATATGCGTGGCAAAAAGTTCTGCGTGATCATGGCTGGTAACCCCTATACTGAATCAGGCGAAGTATTTAAGATTCCTGATATGTTGGCAAACCGGGCAGATATTTATAACTTAGGTGATGTATTAAGTGGCAGCGATCAACAGTTTAAATTAAGTTACATTGAGAATTCCCTTACTTCTAATCCAGTATTGGCCCCATTAGCCAACCGTGATATGGCTGATATCTATAAAATTATCGCCATGGCACAAAACAAAGAGCAATCATCCAGTGAGCTTAGTTATCAATATAGTGCTGCTGAATTGGATGAAATTATTGCTGTCTTGCAACGCCTATTTAAAATTCAGGATGTTGTACTTAAAGTTAACCAAGAATATATTCGCTCAGCCGCCACTGCCGATAAATATCGAACAGAGCCCCCCTTTAAACTACAAGGTAGCTATCGAAACATGAATAAAATGGCTGAAAAAATCGTGGCCATTATGAATGAAGATGAATTACAGCAACTGATTGGTGATCATTACCTGGGTGAAGCCCAAACCTTAACCAGTGGTGCAGAAGAAAACCTGTTAAAGTTAGGTGCCTTACGCAACAGCTTAAACGAAACCGAAAAAGCCCGCTGGCAGAAAATATTAGAAGAGTTTCAACGTATTCAATCGCTGGGAGGAGATGAAGCTGATAGTATTACCCAAATGGCCAATCAGGTGGTTACTATTAACCGTAGCCTGCAATCCATAAATAGTACCTTGGCCAACCAGCAAGGTACCAGTACCTGGTTAGAACAGCTAACAGATCAACTACAAACCGTCGGCCAACATTTACAGCAATCCAGCCAGCAACAAGATCAAAGCATGACAGTGCTTAATAAGCAAGTAAATGGTCTCGTTACTGTATTAAGCCAGGTAGGTAAACACCTCGCAAAAACAGATAACAGTGATAATTTAGCCCAAGGTATGCAGGCATTAAGTCAGGCAATTACTGAAAAACAAGCTAAAATCGAAATAGTTAATCAACCAGGAGAAACATTAGAAGATATTATCCGTACTTTAGCTATGACTATTGAGACTAGCTTTATGCCGGTAGTGACTTCGATGAATCATAAAATTGGTCTTGATCAAAATATACTACGCAAGGTGAATGAGCTTACTCATCGTCTGCAACGTTACCAAACGCCAAAGACAGGTCCAAAACCTGTAAAACCCTAA
- a CDS encoding YjfI family protein, which yields MDVTKLAEKFNALSYHETYHFDCQPIPGSPPVLQVTVKELDELPVYVTITRQQILCIVYLWTEQEVNPDNKEALLNTLLELNVPMPLSSFAKTDDKYMIFGALSLQSSFEDILHEIITLHDNAMEATSALAEYLV from the coding sequence ATGGATGTAACCAAGCTGGCAGAAAAGTTTAATGCTTTGTCTTACCACGAAACCTATCATTTCGACTGTCAGCCTATACCAGGTAGCCCTCCTGTATTGCAAGTTACTGTGAAAGAGCTGGATGAGCTACCTGTCTACGTCACTATTACCCGCCAGCAAATATTATGTATTGTATATTTATGGACTGAGCAAGAAGTTAACCCTGATAATAAAGAGGCATTATTAAATACCTTACTAGAGCTTAATGTACCTATGCCACTGTCTTCCTTTGCCAAAACAGACGACAAGTACATGATATTTGGTGCACTTTCACTTCAGTCTAGTTTTGAAGATATTTTGCATGAAATTATTACGTTGCATGACAACGCCATGGAAGCCACTAGTGCATTAGCTGAATATTTAGTGTAA
- a CDS encoding Hsp70 family protein, producing the protein MSIIGIDLGTTNSLVCVWQDGQAVIIPNVLGDALTPSVVGLDDSGEILVGKAAKERLYTHPAVTVELFKRYMGSEKEYPLANHTFKPQDLASFVLRALKVDVETYLGHPITEAIISVPAYFSEHQRRATQLAGQLAGLKVERLISEPTAAALAYGVVNPTVEKHYMIFDLGGGTFDISVLELFDGVMEVKASAGDNHLGGENFLDLLAQHFCQKVNIDQEALSQAAYTHLRNQVSKAIHQLARDYQITIQFRNNNEQALLTITRDEFEKLCEPLINRLRLPVERALRDAKIKPADVDELILVGGATRMPLVRSLVAKLFGRLPSCHLNPDQVVAMGAAVQAGLKQKDLALSEVVMTDVSPYSLGIEIVSSRSGYYNTGLFQPILERNTVIPISRVERFITSSDQQTQVNIKIYQGESRRVQDNIKLGNLLVDVPAKPAGEEAVDIRFTYDVNGILEIEVTVVSTGLQTTAVIEEYPGLITQEEIAVRLAALSDIKIHPRDTMENRLLMARGERLYEQALGEQRDYIGELLTEFEGVLAHQDTKKIRQINRALSQLFDEVETELHS; encoded by the coding sequence ATGAGTATCATCGGTATTGATTTGGGAACCACTAACAGCCTGGTATGTGTCTGGCAAGATGGCCAAGCTGTAATTATCCCGAATGTGTTGGGTGATGCTTTAACCCCATCAGTGGTGGGTTTGGATGATAGTGGGGAAATATTGGTGGGTAAAGCGGCTAAAGAGCGTTTGTATACCCACCCAGCAGTTACTGTCGAATTATTCAAACGCTATATGGGGAGTGAAAAGGAATACCCGTTAGCTAATCATACTTTTAAACCACAGGATTTGGCGTCTTTTGTTTTACGCGCGCTTAAAGTAGATGTAGAAACTTATTTAGGTCACCCAATTACAGAAGCAATTATTAGTGTACCTGCCTATTTTAGTGAACATCAACGGCGTGCCACCCAGCTGGCGGGACAGTTGGCGGGTTTAAAAGTAGAACGCCTGATCAGTGAGCCAACTGCTGCTGCACTGGCTTATGGGGTGGTTAACCCAACCGTTGAAAAGCATTACATGATATTTGATTTAGGTGGGGGAACATTTGATATATCAGTGTTGGAATTATTTGATGGTGTGATGGAGGTTAAAGCCAGCGCAGGCGATAACCATTTAGGTGGAGAAAACTTTCTTGATTTACTGGCTCAGCACTTTTGCCAGAAAGTGAATATTGATCAAGAAGCCTTAAGCCAGGCTGCTTATACTCATTTACGCAACCAGGTCAGTAAAGCCATACATCAGCTTGCTCGTGATTATCAAATTACTATTCAGTTTAGGAATAACAATGAGCAGGCATTATTGACCATTACCCGTGATGAATTTGAAAAACTCTGTGAACCATTAATTAATCGACTGCGGTTACCAGTAGAAAGAGCGCTTCGTGATGCCAAAATTAAACCTGCTGATGTGGATGAATTAATCCTGGTTGGTGGCGCAACTAGAATGCCATTAGTGCGTTCATTGGTCGCAAAATTGTTTGGACGTTTACCTAGCTGTCATTTAAATCCAGATCAGGTAGTCGCAATGGGGGCTGCGGTTCAGGCTGGGTTAAAGCAAAAGGATCTTGCATTAAGTGAAGTAGTAATGACCGATGTGTCTCCTTATTCTCTAGGCATAGAAATCGTGTCGAGTCGAAGTGGGTATTATAATACTGGACTTTTTCAGCCTATTCTGGAGCGTAATACAGTTATACCCATTTCTCGGGTTGAGCGTTTTATTACTTCCTCTGATCAACAAACCCAAGTGAATATAAAAATTTATCAGGGTGAAAGCCGACGGGTGCAGGATAATATCAAATTAGGTAATTTGCTTGTTGATGTACCAGCCAAACCTGCTGGTGAAGAGGCGGTAGATATTCGGTTTACCTATGATGTAAATGGCATTTTGGAAATAGAGGTAACGGTCGTATCAACTGGCCTACAAACCACTGCTGTAATTGAGGAATACCCTGGTCTTATAACCCAAGAAGAAATTGCTGTCAGGTTGGCTGCATTGTCTGATATTAAAATTCATCCAAGGGATACGATGGAGAATCGCTTATTAATGGCACGTGGCGAGCGACTTTATGAACAAGCGTTGGGAGAACAACGAGATTATATTGGTGAGCTGTTAACTGAGTTTGAAGGGGTATTAGCACATCAAGACACTAAAAAAATACGGCAGATAAATAGGGCTTTAAGCCAGTTATTTGATGAAGTAGAAACAGAGTTACATTCATGA